GGGCAAAGAGACCTGTAGTACCGCTGGAACTTGTCGCACTCCGACTTGTCACCTTCCTTGGCCTTCATACACCTGACCAGCGATCACGCACGGAAACCGCGGGGGTTAAGCGCACACCGCGATCGAGATTATTAACGGGAGTGGAAAAGCAAATACTACGTACCTGTGGTACTCGAGGTAGCGCACGTAGCAGTGGCGCGTCTGATTCTGGGTCGGGAAGCGGAAGTCGCACGGCGCGGTGCGCAGCTCCACGGTGGTGCCGCCCTCGGCCtcggctggcggcggcggcggcggggagtcATCGACGCTGCCGGGCTCGTGCGGTGGCCGGGGCGCCTGCTCCCCTCGGGCCACGCGCCCGACGTCCCGGGCGCGCATCTTGTCGTGCGGGTTCACCACGGtgctcgccatggccggccgaCGCCTGTCCAACGCGGTCAGGAGAAGCGATGGCCGGCTGGGCAGTGACACGTTGTACGGATATACTCTTCCGCTCGCCCACAGTTGCCTTTTGTACGGGCGTtgagcggcggaggcgcctgGAAAGACCCAAGCCACACCAGGTGTTCGTAGTTCGCAGCGGCACGTGTGATGCGTTAAGTTGCGTCATTATTTCGTGTGCGAAAGAACACCAGTGTGTCCCAGCCAGACAGAAATCGAGCCATCCTCTGCTTGCTATAATCAGACTACACTAGACACACAATGGAATTGAAGCTAAACTGGAACTCGAGTTCAAATCATGTTACTACATGTGTTGTTAACATGTGCAATCCAATCTCAGGTATTAAGCGGCTTCACTTTTCAGCAAACCGAATTCGAGAGGAGAACTTGTTCTGCCTGCGGATTTGTTCAGCTCGTCTCTGCATCACCCAAAGAGATCCCACCAACTAGATGTTTATCGAATTGATATCCTGGGAAGATGATGATCTCTTAGCACTTCGGGCCATCCTGCTTTCCCTTCCAACTCAAGACAACAGGAAAACAATATCGGAAGGTCACAAtacctcaaaaaagaaaggtatCCCTCGGAAATCGTAGAACGCACAATCTATATTCAAAATTTACTAAAtcaccacacacacacacacattctGAATATACAAGAGCAAAGAGTGATCTATATTATACAGACGCACATCCTTATATATATCCGTGGGTAGACATTTGAGATATTCATATAGATTAAGGCCTTAGCGATCTATAACCATGAAAAATTATATTCAGAGCAAAGGATAGCAGATGAATTACAAAAAGGTTTAGACACCTACCATTTTTAACACCTGGAACAAACATGGTCCTGCTGGCGCATCTGAACAAAAGATATTCTATTTTTTAGTATCAGAACACAAGGCACGGTTTTAAGATATCTCAAGAATTAACACAAGCTGAAACTATATGGACATAATGGATCAGATCAACAAATTCCTATGCCAATGTGAACCCCTGAAATTTTCCATATGCCACTGCAAAGACCCGATGGTATTTTCCCCTGCCATTGTCATGACCATCTATTAGTTTCCTTTGTTATTCTAACAGATATAAGATAACCTCCAAAGCATAATGCTGAGAAATTCCAGGGCCTCTCTGGATGACTGAGGCTTATTTCTTTTGGCCTTGGAAGTAGTGTTAATCTATCTCCTGCTCTATGGTTGAGCAATCCATGGAACATATGATTGTTGTTTAGGTGTTTCCATCTCCTTTAACTGACATATGACATGCTTTCCGTGTGTGTAAGATGCACCTCCAATCAAGTATATGTAATTTTCCCAGTCACTTATTTATTCTCAGGCAAAATTCTGGAAAACTATGGAGAAAGCTTTCTGAAAAGTGGTTGTGGATTCAATGAGACTCACCAACAGGAATGCGTTGCAACAGATGGCTCCTAAAGGGTGAAAGAAgaaataaacaacaatatcAACCTTAAATTTTGTCTTGCATAAGAGTTGGAGTGGTGCCATGATGAATCTATAAAGTATGTCCGACACCAATTTATCGTTTTCCGGCAGAAAGGTACTTAAGTGCAGAACCTAGGACACACTATACTTGGCGAGATTTTGCAGTACTCTCTTCTCTGCGTAAATTATCTTCTCCTTCAGAGGAAGATGAAATGAAGCACAATCGCCGGAAGGTAAAAACTCAATCGTGATAGCTATTATCAAAGGCTTGTGGTATactcaaaaaattgttgaatGAATTAAAGGTTTGTTAATAGCTTCAAGTTCTTGAAtaactaaatatttttacattATGCACAATGCTTAGCTGATCACTACGGGTCACCTTCCAATGCACCAATTTCTCTTGCTTCAACTACTCAACACTCGTGGATTTCTACCTCAAAAGATATGGTAGAAGAATGGACTAAATGGATTTCTACCTCACAGAATTTGGTAGAAGAATGGTATAAGTACTTGTCAAAGGATATGGTAGACGAATGGATATGGCAAGCTCCTTCAAGATCCTGCTTAAGCATACCATGCTTATTTGCTGTTCTCAAAAAACACTACAGGCAATAACAAGGATTTGTGTTTTCACCCGCtgtttttttatcaaatttgcAGACCCCTCAGACAAACTCCCAGGCTGTTAAGCAACAGTAGCATAAGTACTTAGTACTTGTGGTGATTTGCTCCTGGAAAGGGGGCAAATTACCCAGGAATGGTCATTCTTTTGTTCAACGAAGGTCCAGGTTTGGCTACTGGGAAGATGAGTCTCAGAATCTTTAAGATCAGAGGTAAGGTGGGTGCTGGACACCTTTTTTCTTTAGTACAGTAGTAAACAATTTTAATAAAGCACACACTTCATTTTCATCCAATTCTTCTAGTTTGAGACCAAAACAATTACTAGGATAATTTTTGAAATTGAAACAACTTGGTCATTTTAAAGCCCTTCCTTTTACATAAGCTTAGAAAGCAAGACATAGCTCTACAATTGAATACTGAAGtgcacaaaaaaaagtaagacAGTAATTGGCACCTCTTACTAAAATGCTGAAAGAACCACATAAATCTCCACAATGAAGATCAGGTTCAACATTTTCCCTCTGCAAAAATGATACAAAAATGAATCTGAAGCATTGAGATCGGCAGGTCGCTGTTAAAAAATGCACTGAACTGGTTTAACCTGAAAATAACACATAAAAGCAGAT
This is a stretch of genomic DNA from Brachypodium distachyon strain Bd21 chromosome 1, Brachypodium_distachyon_v3.0, whole genome shotgun sequence. It encodes these proteins:
- the LOC100832596 gene encoding cytochrome c oxidase subunit 6b-3, whose amino-acid sequence is MASTVVNPHDKMRARDVGRVARGEQAPRPPHEPGSVDDSPPPPPPAEAEGGTTVELRTAPCDFRFPTQNQTRHCYVRYLEYHRCMKAKEGDKSECDKFQRYYRSLCPTDWVVEWNRQREEGIFPGPI